In one window of Brenneria goodwinii DNA:
- the aroG gene encoding 3-deoxy-7-phosphoheptulonate synthase AroG, with protein MNYQNDDLRIKDIKELLPPVALLEKFPATDRAAEIVSFTRTAIHKILNGNDDRLLVIIGPCSIHDPKAAKEYAARLLKLRQELSDDLEVVMRVYFEKPRTTVGWKGLINDPHLDHSYQINDGLSIARQLLLEINDMGLPAAGEFLDMITPQYVADLMSWGAIGARTTESQVHRELASGLSCPVGFKNGTDGTIKVAIDAINAASAPHCFLSVTKWGHSAIVNTSGNGDCHIILRGGKTPNYSAEHVKEVKAGLEKAGLSPQVMIDFSHANSSKQFKKQMEVCEDVSSQIAQGEKAIMGVMVESALVEGNQNLESGKPLVYGKSVTDACIGWEDTEVLLRQLATAVRARRSK; from the coding sequence ATGAATTACCAAAATGATGACTTAAGAATCAAAGACATTAAGGAACTTTTACCGCCGGTTGCGCTGTTGGAAAAATTCCCGGCCACCGATCGCGCTGCGGAAATTGTCTCGTTTACGCGTACCGCCATTCACAAAATACTTAACGGCAATGACGATCGCCTGCTGGTTATTATTGGTCCTTGTTCTATTCACGACCCCAAGGCGGCGAAAGAATATGCCGCCCGTCTGCTTAAATTACGTCAGGAATTGAGCGACGATCTGGAAGTGGTGATGCGGGTTTATTTCGAAAAACCGCGTACCACGGTGGGTTGGAAAGGACTTATTAACGATCCTCATCTGGATCATAGTTACCAGATCAACGATGGGCTGAGCATTGCGCGCCAACTGTTGCTGGAAATTAACGACATGGGCTTGCCGGCCGCCGGCGAGTTTCTGGATATGATCACCCCGCAGTACGTTGCGGATCTGATGAGCTGGGGAGCGATCGGCGCACGCACCACCGAATCCCAGGTACACCGCGAGTTAGCTTCTGGTTTGTCCTGCCCGGTTGGTTTTAAGAATGGCACTGACGGCACCATTAAGGTCGCTATTGACGCGATTAACGCCGCCAGCGCGCCGCATTGTTTCCTGTCCGTCACCAAATGGGGGCATTCCGCGATTGTTAATACCAGCGGCAACGGCGATTGCCATATCATTCTGCGTGGCGGCAAGACGCCGAATTACAGCGCGGAACATGTTAAAGAGGTCAAAGCCGGTCTGGAAAAAGCGGGATTGTCACCGCAGGTGATGATTGACTTCAGCCATGCGAACAGCAGTAAGCAGTTCAAAAAGCAGATGGAAGTGTGTGAAGACGTCAGCAGCCAGATTGCGCAGGGCGAAAAAGCGATTATGGGCGTGATGGTCGAAAGCGCTTTGGTTGAAGGCAACCAGAATCTGGAAAGCGGCAAGCCGTTGGTCTATGGCAAGAGCGTGACGGATGCCTGTATCGGTTGGGAAGATACGGAAGTATTGTTGCGTCAGTTGGCGACGGCCGTTCGCGCACGCCGCAGCAAATAA
- the zitB gene encoding CDF family zinc transporter ZitB: protein MAHSHNHAESGNSKRLLAAFIVTATFMVAEIVGGLYSGSLALIADAGHMLTDAAALFVALLAVRFAQRKPNARHTFGYLRLTTLAAFVNALTLVVITAFIFWEAIQRFYDPQPVASLPMLLIAIAGLVANLVAFWLLHHGSEEKNINVRAAALHVLGDLLGSVGAIVAALIILFTDWTPIDPILSILVSCLVLRSAWALMKESIHELLEGTPNQISVDALKKDLTLNIPEVRNIHHVHLWQVGEKPLMTLHAQVIPPYDHDALLNRIQDYLLKHYQIGHSTIQMEYQRCDDDHCDIHHAEDHHHHH, encoded by the coding sequence ATGGCACATTCGCACAACCACGCAGAATCGGGCAACAGTAAACGGCTGTTAGCTGCATTTATTGTTACCGCGACTTTCATGGTGGCGGAGATTGTTGGCGGTTTATATTCCGGCTCATTGGCCCTGATCGCCGATGCCGGTCATATGTTAACCGATGCCGCCGCGTTGTTCGTGGCTTTATTAGCCGTACGTTTCGCTCAGCGGAAACCCAATGCCCGCCATACGTTTGGCTACTTACGCCTGACCACTCTCGCCGCGTTCGTCAATGCGCTGACCTTGGTGGTCATTACCGCGTTCATATTCTGGGAAGCCATCCAGCGCTTTTATGACCCCCAACCAGTGGCAAGTCTGCCAATGCTGCTTATCGCCATTGCCGGTCTGGTGGCGAATCTTGTTGCGTTCTGGCTGCTGCATCATGGCAGTGAAGAGAAAAATATCAATGTCCGGGCGGCGGCGCTGCATGTACTGGGGGATTTGCTGGGTTCGGTCGGCGCTATCGTCGCCGCGCTGATTATCCTGTTTACCGACTGGACGCCGATTGACCCTATCCTGTCCATTTTGGTGTCCTGCCTGGTGTTACGCAGCGCGTGGGCGCTGATGAAAGAGAGTATTCATGAACTGCTGGAAGGAACGCCGAACCAGATAAGCGTTGATGCACTGAAAAAGGATCTGACCCTCAACATACCGGAAGTCAGAAATATTCATCATGTCCATCTCTGGCAGGTTGGCGAAAAGCCGTTAATGACGCTCCATGCGCAGGTTATTCCGCCTTATGATCATGATGCGTTATTAAACCGTATTCAGGATTATCTGTTGAAACATTATCAGATTGGTCACTCCACGATTCAAATGGAGTACCAGCGCTGTGATGACGACCACTGCGATATCCACCATGCAGAAGACCATCACCACCATCATTAA